ACTCTCTGTGTCTGCAGCAGCCATATGGTTACATCATGCCCAGATGACCCTGTCCTGACTCTACCTGAGGCCATTGGCTCAAACGGACTCTCTCCTTTTGGGCATCTAATACAGTGCTGCAACTGTCATGAACTACAGTCAAAACCTGCTGTGGTAGAAACAAAATGACACTGGCCCCTGTAGGGCAAGTCAGATTGTTGCATTTCTGTAACCAAGCCTGAGTATTTGTGATTCTGATGAGCGTCATGGCATGGGATCTAGCCCGAAACAATGCTTGGGCAGAGGTGCAACGAGTGCGCAGGGTTGCAGTTGTGAAGAAAATATGGTATCTGTGAGGAGGACAATGAGCTCTATATACAGAACAAAGTTGTGTTATGTGAGGACTACTGCAGGACTAGTACTCTAAAGGTCTGTCATTACACTGGATGGCACTGCTGTAGTGTTGTTCAGAATACAAGCAAATGTGAAGCTTTGTGGGTTGACTGCACATTAATGTCGGAATATTAAGCACTGGTTTTGCATTACGCATTGAGGACCAATTATGTGTATATCACTTATTTATTCCATAAAGTTTATGAAATGTATCATATTATCTTCAggaaaaaagttatattttaaaATGCTTAGATAATGATGGCTGTGAAATATGGTGCATAAAAACCTATGCTATCAAACTGTCCACACATCCTATTGCACTGTACAGAACTGTCCATTTGGGAtatgtaaattaaatgtattgtataaaattattttgtaaaatTATTTCTGATTATATCGTTTTTTATGTGTAACTGGATAACAGCAGAGGGCAGGTGAAGAGTCCATTGGATGGCACTGTTTGGTGCTGTGCCATGTaaccggggtggcaggtagcctagtggttagagcgttggactagtaaccgaaaggttgcaagatcgaatccctgagctgaaaaggtaaaacatctgtcgttctgcctctgaacaaggcagttaaacccactgttcctaggccgtcattgaaaataaaaatgtgttcttaactgacttgcctggtaaaataaataaacatccccCCTACATAGACCCTATAGTTTTTATAAATTATGAAAAAATAGTCAGGGTATGACTCAATTTATGTTGAGTCACAGACAATAATGAACATCCACATAATTAGAAGTATACTTTGTTCAGTAGAAAGTATTTAAGGTGAAGTAGCTCTTATCACTTCaccccttacctacatgtacatattacctcaattacctcgattaGCCTGTacctcctgcacattgacttggtaccggtaccccctgtatatatcctcattattgttattttattgttgctcttttatttatttttttactgtagaTTTGATTTAGATATTTCTATGTTGtaatattgtgttgtgtgtgctgttctCCAGCCCAGAGGGCACGTGCAGCAAAATCACACAGAGATCACTCACTGATAGTGATGAGCAGACACTGGTTCAGATAAAAGCCTCCCAAAGGAATGCTTGATACAGCAGCAACACAAGCAGCAGAGACGCTGGTTCGTTAAACATGCATACTAAGTAAATCATTATAATGGTATCGGGATTAATATTCAATATTTCCCCGTTTTACTCAGAGAGGAGAATTATATAACAATGTCTCTATCAGACCTTGACAGGGAAGGATGCCAGGAGATTCAGCGCTCTAGCTAAATCacttcttatctctctctgtctgttgtcttttctccccctctcccccaccctaCTCTACTCTGCCACAGCCATATCACCACCAGCATCACCACGTTATCAGCACAGGATATTAGTGCACTGTTCTTCAACTGGTTCATTAAATGGGATTCAGCGAGAACGAACACTAACGCAAATTGGAATTTTTGAAGGCAGGATTACGAGACTCGATCACTGTAAATTAATTAACAGAGAATATTGGGCGCCTACAGACAACACTGCAAGAATGATAGCATCCAATATGTCAAAATCCATTAAATTTAGCATTTTAAAGGCTAGTTGGCAGTGGAAATTGACTCCATTAAGTTATATTTGATGTTAAAAATACAGATTTATTTTTGGtacttttaccccctttttctccccaattggtagttacaagcTTGTCCCATCGGTGCACCTCCCAtacagacttgggagaggcgaaggtcgagagccatgcgtcctctgaaacacaaccctgcttgacacactgctcacttaacccagagGTCAGCCACACCAATCAACTGGTGACCAAAGTCagcagcccaccacaaggagtcactagagcgcaatgggataAGGACATCCAGACCCTaccctaacgatgctgggccaattgtgcaccgcctcatgggtctcccgtgGGTCTCCCggcacagccggctgtgacacagcctgggattgaacccgaatctatagtgacacctcaagcactgcgatgcagtgccttagaccgctgcgccactctgggtGCATGTCTCATAACTCTTGTAGAAAATGTTACTTCACTGGAGTTAGGGGAGTATTAACTTGATTCAGAATAGTGCACACACCATTTCACATTCAATATAAGGTAGCACAACTTTTCCAAACCATACTATTTAACCTGAGTTGACTTGTTTGCTACACtgtaaatgtacactgagtgtacaaaacattaggaacaacccACAATCACCACCCATTTGCCCTCAGAAATGTCCTCAATtgttcggggcatggactctacaaggtgtcaaaagcgttccacagggatgctagcccatgttgactccaatgcttcccacagttgtgtcaagttggctggatgtcctttggctggtggatcgttcttgatacacacaggaaactgttgagcgttaaaaacccagcagcgttgcagttcttcccACACTCAAGTCGGTACGCCTggtatctactaccataccccgttcaaaagcacttaaatattttgtcttgcccattcaccctctgaatggcacatatacacaatacatgtctcaattgtctcaaggcttaaaaatcttttaacctgtctcctcccattcatatatactgattgaagtggatttaacaagtgacatgaattagggatcatagctttcccctggattcacctggtcagtctaggtcatggaaagagtagatgttcttaatgttttgtacactcagtgtatgtgtcgATGGTACAATATCTGAACATCAAAGTCTGCAAATAACACTAAATCCTCGGTTTATGTTTTCAAACAGCACTAAATTATGGATTTGtaattatggagagagagagagaaagaaagaaagaaaaagaaagatatggagagagagagagagatcccatgTTGATGCACAGTATTACAGTTTTGTTTTGGGCTGCCTGCAGAATCTAGGACAGAAAGTGCCTCCAGCAGTGTTACCGGTACATCACTACTATTACAGAACAGGCAAGTTGCAGGGAGATTCATCAGCTGCCCAATAGTCTTCATGATAAAAACAAGTGGATGGATAACAAGAAGGAGATATCTGAACTTGTAGCTTAAACATAAAAGTTGGTCCACATTAACCCCTGTATGGCTGGCTTTCATTGCACTCTTTCACTTGTCAAACAGTATGTTCAATTGCTCAGTAAATTGACTGCAATTACTGCAATTATGTGCTGTTATTGGCTAGATAATTGATTTTATATCCACAGTCCCATGAAGTCTGGCCAGTGATATGGCCCTCTCACGCTAGATTGACTAGTAATCAATCAATTAACCAATTAGTGGaatcaatcattcaatcaatcacTCAGCTAACCACAATTGACCCTTGACAATCATACATACATTTTCATCTCGGCTACAGTTATTAAACGTAATAGCATATGTATCGAAACACTTCCCATCAGAATAGCATTACACATAGCCCAACATCACCGGTGGGCAGGGAAAGGGTTACTGTTTTGTAAAATGACATTTTGAAGGGGGGGAAAAGCTCACACACAGCTCTGCTGGCGCGGTTGTTTGGTGCAGGTTGACGTTATCAGTAAATTAGGACATGGCTTGCAGCTCGATGACCAgcttgagaggagggagagcctGAACGGTGTTGCCTAAATGAGATAAAAAGCGCGTGGTTGGTGCTTGTTTCTTTTTCTCCAGCTAGGTGTCGTATCCGTAGCAGTGTGAATATCCGCGCAGAACGACGAGGCCAGCTCACACTGCCCGGCTACCCCGCGAAATGGTCACGTCTATTCTTGGGCTCCTTATCCTACCAATATGTCTTCAGCAGTGTGGTTTTGTACACGGTAAGTAGCCTACTTTTACATGTCTAAACGTCTTGTGGTATATTTCAATGTGTTGGTACAACACCGGGTTGGTTATGCCCATTACACCTGCCTATGGTTTCTTTACACAGGAATGACAGCGGCAATCTAATACTCAACCTTGCTTTCGTTCTATGAGTATGGCACAACGTGCACACGGTTTTTCACAGTCCCCTCAGCATATTTATTCCAACATTTGCAGTTTCCAATAAAATGCCTAGGTTTGATTGAAATAAACTCTTTAATTGCTTTCAGTCTTTAGGTGTCGGTAATTTTAAATGCGGCCAGGCAAAAGGCCTTCGTCTGTTTATGTAAGCTACGTGGTCGTTATACTAGAAAAAGGTAACATAGTTTTTTAAATGGTTAGTGTGGGTAATTGGTTTGGTTACAGTGCACCTGAAATCGATGTACTGATATAGGGTGGAAAATGTATTTGGATTCTTCTCTTCAACATTCGCTCTCTGTAGGTTACAGAATTTTCCACCAGTGATAATTTATTCCTGAAGATTGGGGCGAGCCTTCAATGGCTTGATATGTTGTGTTTCACACTGGCCAGTGGGACAGCGTAGCAACACCACATTCTCCGCTTGGGAGGGGGGCAATATATAAAACAAATTTACAAAGAACAGGTGACTGATTATTTGCGGACTCCTGTTGGATTGCAGTGAATGGCATTGGCAATTAAGCGCTTGTCTATATTAGCCTATCCTATCGGTATGTAGACCATCTATGAAGTGTTTAGATTTGTCGTTGAGCATGAAGGGAAATGTTTTGCCACACCgtgaaaataacatttattaGTGTCGGGGGCTTTTGTTTTACTTAGTGAATTGAGCGAGACTATACGCAAATTAGGTTCGTCTTGACCTAATTAAAATGGAGATGTATCCAAGGACCAAGGCTTTATTCTCCATTTTGGTTGTGATACTGAGACCAATAGTGCTCAAAAGCGCGTTGTCTTCAGACTAGGACAGTGGACAGGGACTACAGACGGCCACAGTACGTGGCGAATGGAAATTAGTTTGTCAATCAAATTAGACAATCGGCCTAAATGAAAGATGCGCATATTGTATTTCTCGTTACTCAATTAAGagtaaaatgaaataaaagtagGCTAGGCTTACCTACAGCAGTTTTAATTTTAGTCTTTGCCCTCTAGCTTTCATTATGGAAGCTGTTTGAGTGTTAACCATACATTGGTCTAACACTCATTACATATTTCCTTGGAGTGTTTCAGACTTTCTGTTAATGATTGCACAGTTGCAAACACTTGAGAAGCCTTCAATTAATTTGAATATGGTGAATGAGACAGATCAGCAAGATGCAAATAGGCGTTAGTAAGCCTGCTTTAGTTTGGTTGGTGGGTTTATTCCCTAATGTACactgatttaaaaatataaacgcaacatgtagtgttggtttcatgagctgaaataagatcccagactttgtccatacacacaaaaagcttatttctctcaaatgtttatgtccctgtcagtgagcatctCCTTtgcaagataattcatccacctgacaggtgtggcatatcaagaagctgattaaacagcatgataattacacaggtgcatcttgtgctgtggacaataaaaggctactctaaaatgtgcagttttgttacacaacacaatgccacatattgtctagttgagggagtgtgcaattgccatggtgactgcagaaatgtccaccagagctgttgccagagaattgaatgttcatttctctaccataagcagtctccaacattgttttagagaatttggcagtacatccaactggcctctcAATCGCAGACcatgtgtgggcaagcggtttgctgatgtcaatgttgtgaactgAGTGCCCCAGGTTGGCTGTgggggtatgggcaggcatacagacaacgaacacaattggatttttatcgatggcaatttgaatgcagagatgcGTGACGGGATCCTAttgttttgggggagggggggtgtctgTGACCAGATgcagatctgtattcccagtcatgtgaaatccatagattagggccttatgcatttatttaaaatcattgatttccttatgaaaagtaaaatctttgaaaatgttgcgtttatatttttgttcagtattcctCCAAGTTATTGCCTACTATCAAGTTTTTAATCAACAGACCCACTGCCCCAGGCTCGCTCACATGTTAACTTTTCAGTGAAGCAACCGCAGCACAAAATGTGGTACAATAGCAGAGATGTATCGGAGTTAACTCCTGCTGTGAGCTGTCCTTGCTCTATAGAACAGACAAGCAGTAGGACCTATACAGTTGACTAATATTCACATGATTCAGCCTCGTAGTTTGTATGATTATTCAAGTCTCCATTTATTTTGGCCTgggactccattttgttgatgcCCTGCCCCTCAGGACCAGCCTTATTATTCTAGTTGTGGTTTGGGGAGGGGGTAATGGGTTTAGCTGTAGTGTAAACCACTCTAGGGGCACTGCTGCTACGCACCGGTCCTTGCCTTGAACTATCACTGGAAGGTTTGGGTATGAGTGGCACTGATTAATGTAGTCTCTCTACGATGTGTAGGCCTGTGTATGGGAACCCATATCAGCCACTTGTTTGGTAGTTCCCCTGAGACTTATGCTAATGTCCACACTGCAAGCGCTCTGCTTTATATAACCCTCTTGATGGTTCTTTGGCATTCTACCCTTCAGGAGCCTGATCTGCTGGCTTGTTTAGAAAATGGCTGTCTGAAGATGGCACCCTACTGCTTATTTAGGGCACTGCTTTTGACTCGTGGCGTCTGGTCAAAAGTGTGTGCTATTTAGGcggtagggtgccatttcggacacccTATGGCCACTGCCCAGGACAATTATTAGTCAGTCCCAGGCAGACTATTGTGCTGGTGGTATTGGCCTCCCGTCACAGGTCTGTTAGCTCCCTGCTGCAGAAGTGTACCATACTGAGCAGATGATCACTCAGGCACACTCTTGAGGAGCAGGGGGTTGTTAGACATGGTCCGGCTGTactttctcctctctgcacaggcTCTTAGCTGGCAACAGCCACTCTGTCATAGTGGAGCCATATGCCGTCTTTCACTGTGGCTGGCTGGTACCTACGGCACAGTGGGTAATTGGTGATGTCAAATTAAAACTCTGACCCTGTCAATATTAACCCCATAGACAGTCATTTAGAATTTGACTCATGGCTTAACCATCGATTGGCTGAATGTGTGCATGTAGTGATGGCttattttgtttttctgtgtCCTACAAACACGACCCAGGTCAGGACTTTCAATTTGGTGACGAACAAGATGGAACGTTGTAGTCCTTGAGGCCCGGAGACGCTAACGCTAGTTCTACATTGTTGTGCAATCTGTATTTCCTTGTTCCTTACAGGATCAAAGACAGAATGTGAGCCCAGTCAGTTCCAGTGTGGGAATGGCCGCTGCATCCCGTCTGTCTGGCAGTGTGACGGGGATGAGGACTGCTCCGACGGCAGTGACGAGCACACCTGTGGTGAGACGCACTAACCGCTTTTCGCACTATTTCATCAGATCGGTGACAAATCAGTGGCATAGCCTGTTAGAAAACGACCCTTGTAATCTTGGCCCCATTGGTGCTGTGACTGAATCCACCAGGGTTATCATGACCTGGTGTAAGTGGCGACGGTTCTGGAGAGCTAAAAATGGCAGTGACGGAGACGCGCAAACGAGCCCCATCTGGGCAAACGGAGTGTCACCTTGATTTTCTGTGCTATCTGGGTCATGGGGGATGAGACTGAgcgggatggagggaaagaagaGGTTGCCGTAGAAAGGGATGTGTGGTGCGGTCTCAATGAAATCTGTGCTGACATAACCGCTTTAGTGTTACTATGGATTACCTGTCCATCTGTTTCCTTTGTCTCTCTGCCCGTGGATCCCTCTATTGACTGTATACATTACCAACACAGCCCTGGTGACATTAATGTTGATGGGACTTCCATAATAGTTAGATGGGCCTCTGCCACTTATTGCCAATCTAGTCACAAGGAGGAATTGCCTGTGAGGCTCTTTAACACAGTGGACATGAAGTGACTGGAAATAGGGTGGGATAAGTGGGAGGGTGAGTGCTTTGCTATTGTAGAGGTCTGTTTGACAAATAATATTATGCTCAGTGCaatagaccagggtttccccaGACTGTCCTGAGGGTCCCCTGGGTGCACCTCTTGGTTattgtcctagcactacacagctgattgaacATAAACACTTCATcttcaagctttgattatttgaatcagctgtgtagtggggCCCCAGACCTGTTTTGAAAACCCTGCAATAGATCACTATACTAAATATACACTATAGTGACTGATTTTAAAGGGCACATTGTCAATCCTTATATTAGTTTAGTCTGGATCTGACTTTCGGCTCTTATTTGTGGTACTTTGGTTGGTACTTTGGAGCGGATTTTGCCCTCACTTAAAGACCAAGATGCTTCACTTGCTGTTTTGATTCTGAAGCTCGCATACTGTATCACTCTAACACACTCGATGCCGCTGTGCCTTTGCAGTTCGTAAGACCTGTGCGGCGGTGGATTTTGTCTGTCGCAATGGCCAATGCGTCCCCAAGAGATGGCACTGCGACGGTGAGCCAGACTGTGAGGATGGCTCTGACGAGAGCGTGGAAGTTTGCCGTAAGTCATCTGCAACAAACCAGCCCCAGATTGGGACTCCTTTTCCTTCTGATCTTCATATTCAGTTGAGAATTGtatacctgtctaaaataaatgtttgcatGTTTTGCCTTCACTTACAGTATGATCAAAAGTTGGGTTAAATGGCCTCTTCCATAATAAGTGGATCAGGTTGTCAATCTCACACGGAGCCGTTTCACCATGTGCCTCCCACTGTCTGCCAATGCAACAGCTGTGTCAGTTTGTGGATATGGCTTTGGATCAAGATTGGATCAGGTTACTCTGGCTCTTTCCGCTATACTGCTTTAAGTGCATGTCCTCCGTGCACCCTCGCATAGTTCGACTTGCATAGAGACCAGGTGGCCACATTAAAAGCCTTCATTTAATGTTCCAAATGGGATTGTTCCCAGTGACGTGGGCAGCAGCAATGTATTCCACTGCAATACACAATGAGCAGGGTGTCAGTCATATTTGGGGTGGTTCGTGTGTACGTGCAGGTCAAGATGTCATATCACTGGTTTGTTTGACCAGCTGTCGGAAAGCTGTCTGTCAGTACGCATGGTAATGTTTGTGTGAGAATGTGAGTCACCGCTCACCACACTTCAATATTGTACAATTGAGGAACTCAAAATTCTCCCAGATTCTTTAGTTAGAAGCAGTTGGCTATTAAGCAAGTCGCTCCCAAAAGTGCATTAGGTCAGATgactgcttctacacctgcattgtttggggttttaggcagggtttctgtacagcactttgagatcagATGTAAGAccggctttataaatacatttgataagaCATTAAGAATATTTCCAAAGCCGCATGTCTGTCCTTTCATCTGCCATCGTACATTACTCTGAGCCCAGTGTGTGATGTTACATTAGGAGCTGTATGAGTTGGCTTCTCTGTGGAGCTAATGCTTCACAAGCTCTTCTGACTGATACTGCCCAGCATGCTTTCATATGCATTCCTCAGAAATTGTGTTTCGTTGATTTGTTAGCAAGCACTCGTACCAGACCTTTCCATATCCCTGTTACACATGAATCgtctgtctcctctgcttcaATGGTATGATTTGTAGGGCAGTTCCTGATGGATTGATGTCTTTGATTGAAATAATAAATTCCTCTAGGTTTGATTCCGAACCAACAGGCATTGTGCCAATAGCCACTAGAGAGAGACTTGTAAGAGTTTTGAATGGGCTCGAAGATGTGCTCTGGACTCTCAGCCTAGTTAAGGAAGCATTCGTAATCTGATCTATACAGTTACCTACCCCGTAAAGAGGGAGTGTACACACTTCTCAATCTAATCTTGTTGAACACATCAAGATCAATTGATTTGTCTAACTGCCTACGTTTGCGATCCGAGGCGGTCGACTCAGTGCTCCGCTCAATATATCGCTCAGTGCTCCATTAGCCAGCCTAGCCCAGCGCCCTGCAGAATTGTGTGTTAAGCATTTCACATCCCAAACACTTGAAGCACTAAAGGTCAATAAATTCACTCCCACTCATCCATGTGCCCTGCAGACACCAGGACTTGCCGTGTGAATGAGTTCAGCTGTGGGGCCGGGTCCACCCAATGCATCCCGGTCTTCTGGAAGTGTGATGGAGAGAAGGACTGCGATAACGGCGAGGATGAAATTGACTGCGGTGAGTTTATTTGCCATGTAGCTGTAGGGCGAGAGGTGTCCCTCAAACCACTAGGTGGATTTCCTTACTGTGTATTTGAATGACTCCAAGCAGCGACAGTTAATTTAAGAGTACATGGTTGATTCCTACATTAGTGTCACAGTACTGACTACTCCGTTCACTCACAGGTAACATCACGTGCGCCTCGCTGGAGTTCACCTGTGCGAGCGGCCGCTGTATCTCCCGTAACTTTGTGTGTAACGGCGAGGACGACTGTGGCGACGGGAGTGACGAGCAGGAGTGTGCCCCGTCGTCCTGCGGCCCCAGCGAGTTTCAGTGTGGCAACGCCACCTGTATCCCTGGCAGCTGGGTGTGTGACGACGACGTGGATTGCCAGGACCAATCGGACGAATCCCCTCAGCGCTGTGGTCGCCACCCCACGCCCCCGGCTAAATGTTCACCCAGCGAGACGCAGTGTGGGTCTGGGGAGTGCATCCACCGCAAGTGGCGCTGTGACGGAGACTCCGACTGCAAGGACGGCAGTGACGAAGCAAACTGTCGTAAGTGTAGCGGCTTAATCGGACCGCCTGCAGGCTGCAGCAGGCCAGCCGATGtacattttttgggttactacttTTTTGCTACACAGGTCAGATTGCGCTGGTTTCATATGATCATAAATGGAGCCTTCTATTACAATAAAACGATATTGCAATAAAAGGATCTGGCCATAAAAAAACTTGCTTGTCTTTATACTCAGTGTTCATAGCAGCTGTGATGAGTGTCTGTTTTTTATGGTTATGACCGTGGTGTAGGTATTGAGTGGAAATAAGTAATGGTTGTTGGTGTATATGGGCTGATATGTGCGTAAGGGTTAATGGTGTAACaggtctgtcctctcctccagctGTTCGTACCTGCAGGCCAGACCAGTTCAAGTGTGAGGACGGCAACTGTATCCACGGCAGCAGACAGTGCAACAGCTTGCGTGATTGTGCAGATGGCACGGACGAAGTCAACTGCAAAAACTGTGAGTGTTCAACCAGAAGTAATGTCGTTCCGAATGAATGTACTTAGTGTTGCGACActacagaacgtttcctaaacaAGGTCATTTTTGCTTCGGCGTTCAGTTATTCCTGTGAGTTGGGTCAAAAATATGGTCAATAAATACTAATTTGATATTCAGGTCTACAGTAATGAGATTATTGAAGTATTGACTTCAAACGGTCACATGAATTGCGTTGGGTGCACCTGCAATTAAGCACGCCTCCGTGTTCCTATGGGGGACATGCACAACAATTGTAGATGGTCGACTCAATCTCCTACACCCACTTCCATTATGTCACTGTACCTGTTTAACAGTATCACCGGTTTGTAATGTCACTTACTTTCTCTTTCACGACTCAGTGACGCAGTGCAACGGCCCTGACAGGTTCAAGTGTCGGAGTGGAGAGTGTATCGAGATGAGCAAAGTGTGCAACAAGGCCCGGGACTGTCCTGACTGGAGCGACGAGCCCATCAAAGAGTGCAGTAAGTGGATGACGGGAACCAAACCTGTTTATAATTAAGCAGTAGAAGCGACGGGAGGATGAGTTCAGTTAGTGTGTAGTCTTGTGATTTGTTCGTTCACGATGAAGAGCCACGAATGCTTTCCCTGGAGTGGGTTAGCTTGCCTTGCAAGTTGCAATACTGCCCTGGTTGTAGACCGCGGAACGTTATGGGTTTGACGcaagtgttctgtgtttgtgtatacCACTTACTATATACATTTACCCTTTTGACCTGTCCCATGGAGGATACCTCGTATTGTCCTTGTCAAACTCGTCCTACGCTACAGCGATCCCATTGGTCCACTACGGTTCAGCCAGCCGACGCCATTCCACTGATCTGATTGATTATCAGGCAGGCCTTTGTTTGTGAATGAAGGGCTTGAGTTACCGCTGTTCCCGTTTCAGACCAGAACGAGTGTCTGCTGAACAATGGTGGCTGCTCCCACATGTGCCGGGACATGGTGATTGGCTACGAGTGTGACTGCACCCCTGGACTGCAGCTCATAGACCGTAAAACCTGTGGGGGTAGGAGCCATATCCAATCATTAACCCATACACTATTCCATTTCAACTCTCATACAAAAGAAAGGCATTTTCAGTTGACATTTGTAACTGGGTTTTGAGACGTACTACGTCTCTTACATTTGACTTGGTATTCACAACCGAATTCATTGACCTCCAACTGTTAGTGACTCATGTTTTTCCCTTTCCCGCAGACATCAATGAGTGTATGAATCCTGGGATCTGTAGTCAGATCTGTATCAACCTGAAGGGAGGGTATAAGTGCGAGTGCCACAACAGTTACCAGATGGACCCCACCACAGGAGTGTGCAAGGCCGTGGGTAAGTTGGCTCACCCTGGCGTGTGTACACCATGCTGTACCACTACGAGCACATGGCAGAGGGATGCCTAGGCAGACGTTGGCGCGCTAGAGGAACGCAGCATCACTAATGGGCATCCGATCCAATGGACTCTGTACCCCATGTCGATCTGTCCTGATCAATGCGTTTTGAGTTCTCAAGCTTCTTTATATATCCTCAAGCTGATATATATGATATGAATCCAAGTTCAAATAGAATAGCAGTGATATCATTTAGAATGACCTTGATCTGAAGTCCAGCTGGGGATGTTTTTGTGCCATTTCTGACTCAGTGACTCGTGATTAGTGGTGTTCTGACATGAGGACAGATTTAAAAGGCTCCATTGTAGTGTCATTATGAATGAGTGTCTGTGGCTCCCTCAAGGCACGGAGCCCTGTCTGATCTTCACCAACCGGAGGGACATCCGGAAGCTGGGTCTGGAGAGGAGGGAGTACACGCAGATCGTGGAGCAGCTGCGGAACACAGTGGCACTGGATGCAGACATCACCCAGCAGAAGCTCTTCTGGGCTGACCTGAGCCAGAGGGCCATCTTCAGGTAGCTACGGGTCCCATCTTCAGGTGCAACGTGTCCCGTCACACCCACATGAGATTCTCAGCCCATAGATGGTCTATTATGGGGGAGTCTGTTTTACCTCAACTTTGACCTGTTATCACTGGTTT
This portion of the Salvelinus sp. IW2-2015 linkage group LG4q.1:29, ASM291031v2, whole genome shotgun sequence genome encodes:
- the vldlr gene encoding very low-density lipoprotein receptor isoform X3, with product MVTSILGLLILPICLQQCGFVHGSKTECEPSQFQCGNGRCIPSVWQCDGDEDCSDGSDEHTCVRKTCAAVDFVCRNGQCVPKRWHCDGEPDCEDGSDESVEVCHTRTCRVNEFSCGAGSTQCIPVFWKCDGEKDCDNGEDEIDCGNITCASLEFTCASGRCISRNFVCNGEDDCGDGSDEQECAPSSCGPSEFQCGNATCIPGSWVCDDDVDCQDQSDESPQRCGRHPTPPAKCSPSETQCGSGECIHRKWRCDGDSDCKDGSDEANCPVRTCRPDQFKCEDGNCIHGSRQCNSLRDCADGTDEVNCKNLTQCNGPDRFKCRSGECIEMSKVCNKARDCPDWSDEPIKECNQNECLLNNGGCSHMCRDMVIGYECDCTPGLQLIDRKTCGDINECMNPGICSQICINLKGGYKCECHNSYQMDPTTGVCKAVGTEPCLIFTNRRDIRKLGLERREYTQIVEQLRNTVALDADITQQKLFWADLSQRAIFSTVLDKRGDVGSHVKVIDNIQTPVGIAVDWIYKNIYWSDLGTKTIAVANFLGTKRKVLFDSGLKEPASVAVDPLSGFLYWSDWGEPAKIVKSGMNGVDRQVLVQTDIQWPNGITLDLIKSRLYWVDSKLHMLSSVDLNGDNRRKVLHSPEYLAHPFAVTVFEDRVFWTDGENEAIYGANKFTGSDVITLASNLNEPQDIIVYHELIQLSGTNWCNEKAQNGGCAYMCLPAPQINKYSPKYTCVCPKDQTLASNGLHCRPEANISTSIHEVDSTARGSAAAWVILPVLFLAMAAAGGYLMWRNWQLKNKKSINFDNPVYLKTTEEDLNIDISRHSANIGHTYPAISVVNTEDDLS